From Mycoplasmopsis gallinacea, the proteins below share one genomic window:
- a CDS encoding GA module-containing protein, which yields MKRFNRICLLSSTFIGSSILPAVLLSASSNPVIASENTSGEVAANVVTDNNITVPEFLAEPDQVIKGNSNGLSFVFSNEQSYKYNLKYGQGTRTNYYFNPGAQPEVYQGKDKTIANLKMLNPNGWQDEEQEWELTLNRNATFAKEDIGGYSSLGDRWSRNPRFGILISRALELVPDTFEIITYKTTWTEEELSRTKVARMDNKPENLQFSQDVVVNSFPHPASGYRSGKIKDLYRWTSYYHDGQLVPTWKVIDEYKKRAYSWDPGYGVGSDPVRASFLNNWQLPSAYNNGNYGYPLSNERYKILNDIGTIIGMKFDTPYGLGFGYGYTDQNWFKIKFKTRLNELLFTKSRPNPAADNLGIKNAYVLGAFTTYDWSYFVQSVDYKIATVTSQDIRNYSVDLKEFKQNPDISYQLPNASFVLKYNGKIVDGSSFNNSKDENASKWWTRKYGSIDISKSREVYDNLDKWELEVTFKNTDQDFWIVKQNKVYDPATKNVTFNLEYVIDEVKHERNEAIKALESFENLNQAQKNFYKAKINEANTIDDLRNLIDVNNDNIGEIKNLDDKMVSLKLKKQEARDFLDNRANLINQTERATLENLIGQINADLTSETNAIDNEKINSYIKQVDDIIAKVFDAKFKKYLKTLNNLNDAQKQLLISKFDEEVAAGKRSNNDIYEEYQQKASSLDKAMEALNQKVASADDVKNNSNYINASENKKEALDNALNNAASKLNNPLDLNEVNSLTTAIETAKNNLDGNINLAKAKNDINAKIDAIDSSVLSEADKAKLKEKVNAATVINNNNSSDSTNWNSTNSINEFVDKLASKLSELKVNLDKDASVKASKNYTNSNENKRQAYDNAASEAKTWANNVNKTASQSFEEILNKVSSLNNNLETALANLDGNDELTNAKAEAISLLESKKYLNSAQKQALKKKINATSNLDELNTLKNNINSLDNAMHELINAVDMHSGRDANDAKGLEAIDKASSRDKTDKFLKATNKAAYLAALDKSKSIIASSPELSLSKLNQAKDKINLTCQALNGDNVKALSDAKEKALNTIINLPYLNNYQKEALKEKVRFESSLEKVKEIESGALKLNSAMKSLQDSLKLDPSRKASDKYRYATNASDYDQALAKAQKINQGSRLINELDPVNVLKAQSNLEKTYSLLNGQTVKNLIDAKENANEFLENNSSNLNNSQKEELKHLIDNANSVDQIAKIKDLISKLNDAMDKLNESLNLDSNRQTEDKFIEASNQNDYLDAISKAKEIKDSNSLNASAILEAKDKIENAYNNLDGNVAKEIRDAKESASNDINNLPVINNAQKEALKDKINSATTKEEIDAIIDLANKVNEATKDLINSVDAHSGREANPEKGLEAISEEQARKNSDNFKNAKDPQSYLDALKEGQELLNSSDVDLILNVDKIKDVASKIENAYKKLAPVKFDRKSLWYIWLILGLVLVPFFVLIFIAWKRSRNKNS from the coding sequence ATGAAAAGATTTAATAGAATTTGTTTATTAAGCTCAACATTTATTGGGAGCTCAATTTTACCTGCTGTTTTATTATCAGCAAGTTCCAATCCGGTTATTGCTAGCGAAAACACTTCAGGTGAAGTGGCTGCAAATGTAGTAACCGATAATAATATAACTGTTCCAGAATTTTTAGCAGAACCAGATCAAGTTATCAAAGGTAACTCAAATGGTTTATCTTTTGTATTTAGTAATGAGCAATCTTACAAATATAATCTTAAATATGGTCAAGGAACAAGAACTAACTACTACTTTAACCCGGGAGCTCAACCTGAAGTGTATCAGGGCAAGGATAAAACAATTGCTAACCTTAAGATGCTAAATCCAAATGGTTGACAAGATGAAGAGCAAGAATGAGAACTTACTTTAAATAGAAACGCAACTTTCGCTAAGGAAGATATCGGTGGATATTCAAGTTTAGGTGATAGATGAAGTAGAAACCCAAGATTTGGGATTCTTATTTCTAGAGCTTTAGAACTTGTTCCTGATACATTTGAAATCATTACTTACAAAACAACTTGAACTGAAGAAGAGCTTTCTAGAACCAAAGTAGCTAGAATGGATAATAAGCCAGAAAATTTACAATTTTCTCAAGATGTAGTAGTAAATAGCTTCCCGCACCCAGCTTCTGGTTATAGAAGTGGTAAAATTAAAGACCTTTATCGTTGAACAAGCTACTACCACGATGGACAATTAGTTCCTACTTGAAAAGTTATTGATGAATACAAAAAGAGAGCTTATTCTTGAGATCCAGGTTATGGAGTTGGTTCAGATCCAGTTCGTGCATCTTTTTTAAATAATTGACAACTTCCAAGCGCATACAACAATGGTAATTATGGATACCCATTATCAAATGAAAGATATAAAATTTTAAATGATATTGGAACTATTATTGGTATGAAATTTGATACTCCATATGGATTAGGTTTCGGATATGGATACACTGACCAAAACTGATTCAAAATTAAATTTAAAACTAGATTAAATGAACTTCTTTTTACTAAAAGTAGACCAAATCCAGCAGCAGATAATTTAGGAATTAAAAATGCCTATGTTTTAGGTGCATTCACTACTTATGATTGATCATACTTTGTTCAAAGTGTTGATTATAAAATAGCTACAGTTACTAGTCAAGATATTAGAAACTACTCAGTTGATCTAAAAGAATTTAAACAAAATCCAGATATATCTTACCAACTTCCTAATGCAAGCTTTGTTTTAAAATATAATGGAAAAATAGTTGATGGATCATCATTTAATAATAGCAAGGACGAAAATGCAAGCAAATGATGAACTAGAAAATATGGTTCAATTGATATTTCAAAAAGTAGAGAAGTTTATGATAATTTAGATAAATGAGAACTTGAAGTTACTTTTAAAAATACAGATCAAGATTTTTGAATTGTTAAACAAAATAAAGTTTATGATCCAGCTACAAAAAATGTTACTTTCAATTTAGAATACGTTATTGATGAGGTTAAACACGAAAGAAATGAAGCTATAAAAGCTCTTGAATCATTTGAAAACCTTAATCAGGCTCAAAAAAATTTCTATAAAGCTAAAATTAATGAAGCTAATACCATTGATGATTTAAGAAACTTAATTGACGTTAATAATGACAACATTGGTGAAATTAAGAACTTAGATGATAAAATGGTTTCACTCAAACTTAAAAAGCAAGAAGCAAGAGACTTCCTTGATAATCGTGCTAATTTAATTAATCAAACTGAAAGAGCTACTCTTGAGAACTTAATTGGCCAAATTAATGCAGATTTAACTTCAGAAACTAATGCTATTGATAATGAAAAAATCAACTCATACATTAAGCAAGTTGATGATATTATTGCTAAAGTTTTTGATGCTAAATTTAAAAAATACTTAAAAACCTTAAATAATCTTAATGATGCTCAAAAACAACTTCTTATAAGCAAATTTGATGAAGAAGTAGCTGCTGGTAAAAGAAGCAATAATGATATTTACGAAGAATATCAACAAAAAGCTAGCTCTTTAGATAAAGCAATGGAAGCTCTTAACCAAAAAGTTGCAAGCGCTGATGATGTTAAAAATAATTCAAATTACATTAATGCTAGCGAAAATAAAAAAGAAGCTTTAGATAATGCGCTTAATAATGCCGCTTCTAAGTTAAATAATCCACTTGATCTAAATGAAGTTAATAGCTTAACGACAGCTATAGAAACAGCTAAAAATAATTTAGATGGAAATATCAATTTAGCTAAAGCTAAAAATGATATTAATGCCAAAATTGATGCAATTGATAGCTCAGTTCTTTCAGAAGCTGATAAAGCTAAATTAAAAGAAAAAGTTAATGCAGCTACAGTTATTAATAACAATAATTCTTCTGATTCTACAAATTGAAATAGTACAAACAGCATTAACGAATTTGTTGATAAATTAGCAAGTAAGCTTAGCGAATTAAAAGTTAATTTAGATAAAGATGCAAGCGTTAAAGCAAGCAAAAACTACACTAATTCAAACGAAAATAAAAGGCAAGCATATGATAATGCTGCTAGCGAAGCAAAAACTTGAGCAAATAATGTAAATAAAACTGCTAGTCAAAGCTTTGAAGAGATTTTAAATAAAGTAAGCTCTTTAAATAATAATTTAGAAACCGCCTTAGCTAACCTTGATGGTAATGATGAACTTACAAATGCCAAAGCAGAAGCAATTAGTCTTCTTGAATCTAAAAAATACTTAAATAGTGCTCAAAAACAAGCGCTTAAAAAGAAAATTAATGCAACTTCTAATTTAGATGAGCTTAACACCCTTAAAAATAATATTAACTCTTTAGATAATGCAATGCACGAGCTTATTAATGCTGTTGATATGCATTCTGGAAGAGATGCAAATGATGCTAAAGGACTTGAAGCTATTGACAAAGCAAGCTCAAGAGATAAAACAGATAAATTCCTTAAAGCTACAAATAAAGCAGCTTACTTAGCAGCTCTTGATAAATCAAAATCAATTATTGCTAGTTCCCCTGAACTTTCATTAAGTAAATTAAATCAAGCTAAAGATAAAATTAATTTAACTTGTCAAGCACTTAATGGTGATAACGTTAAAGCGCTTAGCGATGCAAAAGAGAAAGCCCTAAACACTATTATTAACTTGCCATATTTAAATAATTATCAAAAAGAAGCCCTTAAAGAAAAAGTGCGTTTTGAAAGTAGCCTTGAGAAAGTTAAAGAAATTGAAAGTGGTGCCTTAAAATTAAATAGTGCAATGAAATCACTTCAAGATTCACTTAAGCTTGATCCAAGTAGAAAAGCTAGCGATAAATATAGATATGCAACAAATGCTAGTGATTATGATCAAGCTTTAGCTAAAGCACAAAAAATTAATCAAGGATCACGTTTGATTAATGAACTTGATCCAGTTAATGTTCTAAAAGCGCAAAGCAACCTTGAAAAAACTTATAGCCTTTTAAATGGACAAACTGTTAAAAACCTTATTGATGCTAAAGAAAATGCAAATGAGTTTTTAGAAAATAATTCAAGCAACCTTAATAACTCACAAAAAGAAGAGCTTAAACACTTAATTGATAATGCAAATTCAGTTGATCAAATTGCTAAAATTAAAGATTTAATTTCTAAATTAAATGATGCAATGGATAAGTTAAACGAATCGCTTAACTTAGATTCAAATAGACAAACTGAAGATAAATTTATTGAAGCAAGCAACCAAAATGATTATTTAGATGCAATTTCTAAAGCAAAAGAAATTAAAGATAGCAACTCATTAAATGCTAGCGCCATTCTTGAAGCAAAAGATAAAATTGAAAATGCTTACAATAATCTTGATGGAAATGTTGCAAAAGAAATTCGTGATGCTAAAGAGAGTGCATCAAATGATATTAATAACTTGCCAGTTATTAATAATGCTCAAAAAGAAGCTTTAAAAGATAAAATTAATTCTGCAACTACTAAAGAAGAAATTGATGCAATCATTGACCTTGCAAATAAAGTAAATGAAGCTACTAAAGATTTAATTAATTCAGTAGATGCGCATTCTGGAAGAGAAGCAAATCCTGAAAAAGGACTTGAAGCAATTTCTGAAGAACAAGCTAGAAAAAATAGTGATAACTTTAAAAATGCTAAAGATCCACAAAGCTACTTAGATGCTCTTAAAGAAGGACAAGAGTTACTTAATTCCAGTGATGTAGATTTAATTTTAAATGTCGATAAAATTAAAGACGTTGCTTCAAAAATCGAAAATGCTTACAAAAAACTTGCACCAGTTAAATTTGATCGAAAATCACTTTGATACATTTGATTAATTTTAGGTCTTGTATTAGTTCCATTCTTTGTTTTAATCTTTATTGCTTGAAAAAGATCAAGAAATAAAAATTCTTAA
- a CDS encoding lipoprotein 17-related variable surface protein, whose amino-acid sequence MNKKNIFKLLGATLSSTAFLIPFSGLVPIYMGKDTADTKYDSFFYEDTDIYSNSRYSPYGSWDNSADYRFEGYIGTQNFVTVGDPTITDNRNPNFLNTNYYDRFSQKANWVDPKSLDGRRRKWKLIYHKQQPSSFRENRYLGGFYFSEDMILADNSVVKFSFYPADINQIDYANVSTREIPVSWSQLPTNKNNYTFINPLYSQNPYFEDKWQNIVNWVNPQNTSTTGAAGYNNNSEIRLRGLWTNSAYPWTAEELAVAERNGLTRDNRSVIANRLINDPVTALGRGNPGFYHKSTKKINNFDNGNVAARLKQDGLYDEELLNNEGAGFWDLLNKNAGYMFTFFIDAPNARNRGWSNNVVVVEFETVDNPNFQWNGKNSVPTFLGGAYTLFDVGFNSGFEGESGFIIRSERAKSSQYKFRIKERVESSDANFYLPKSFKRREDNEIDNKLYEVGVYYTNQSGTEIKLFDLDRNQYNKINNAREYYSEYNLNLALEDINPSSLKIKATIKDPNFRNQWQIAEAPLSSTNKDSQGFYVFNDLVYKPLVTDRLKIEQMLQTEFPNLSGWVSDLVQKFISNEFKSRGENSNESDVWFNDHNTPGARKYVDIFMNYLRTMIPMIQFASEVDQTYYSDTNKALSNDENKLISQLNFAYSSTQNLKDMVVEIHNYLSTGKNALKNDQPLPQGQKSVTEWGHKLNSILGDERQRGVNHQKYDQEVAKLDGYKVVDNTVSGNIYKIATSEFQTNYSELYDSLSTNEKDNLYKLFKDKAIEIINNQFKLTATNGGIDNLIETDSTANLTKLREFQATVADAIQKRKYLNDYVTWIQDNLKTDDGEWKETVSKNALSTRQGEEGQEEYNKFIDAFDNAEYQQIFLNDPSKEFLSNYDKFNNFKTKLENALTTLTETSQALDGNKNQAKKAVDSFVFVESNETERQGFDTFVNELPSNYQVNNGTITDTNWTSNNEKLANKINTIFAKAKSNLTDKLNELTNLKDEERNKYIQLVNDAQLNPISEEFSQFGSDANLKPIYDKAVLNNHINSLTNLTDKQKKALINQINITDNNDSNYVSPENYETFKTNATNLDTQMKALKDYYDGLSNSLKPNENGEITDELYVYERTKSEKDDYKNFIEQTKTVIDDSAATPITNSKEIETLLSDLEKAKSKLDGSSSYLPRQNELKHMTVELKQQLLKEIDKTITNDSDKEDQFKKVQALDQYIGLELNKIEEWQTNYVVDTNAGYKNAIESLKTTADNLTNKLITGFNLNLEDNNENKNKFNQVEQTDPNNYSGLYTKALANFKALKDELSKLKSKLDESARLYNLTINHTNNKPELFATNVAKNYTNDKTPFTVAINSNDPQATIENIQVIAANDVEGKLEITYEIVSTKTNLTDVKTKVQTYIFKADTKDNYQTEKRRLNTIANSINQGQSKINLNFTTSNELADSTTAKNKANYSYSNATNDKLTFDITNINPEADFGRSTLNFTLTSTKAKEELFWRNDNNLADITYTAPKSDANSVIITGFKNGEKTRLDGLSAYSIDRNDKSKILASEVDLNDLNSDKWTWSPERDGQYTFVDKRVVAYNDITGEIKLGFKLQSAKENLQTIKSEEKFVTISGFKTELDRINELVTNTSPTSVISQKSGTTNKKPSALTSADFVTNNPNPLANSNVEIDSNLTLVPNDDSGEIKVAYTLTSTRNDLVSDNWEPAVTNSDPIQSKQSKTSTFTGYLTNRLEEINRLNGLEVSYQNKNKQLMPSEISATNINSALAVILPENSEAEVVGLTVTNKDDRNGNVTISYKLRSTKANLTNAETAVKTYTFKSATNDKYKTEQERIDALSYQPTLSENAKLNKTASEIKPSDIIFATSQTD is encoded by the coding sequence ATGAACAAAAAAAATATATTTAAGCTTTTAGGTGCTACTCTTTCTTCAACTGCATTTTTAATTCCTTTTTCTGGGTTAGTTCCTATCTATATGGGTAAAGATACTGCTGATACTAAATATGACAGTTTCTTTTATGAAGATACTGATATTTATTCTAATTCAAGATATAGTCCATATGGTTCATGAGATAATAGTGCAGATTATAGATTTGAAGGTTATATTGGAACTCAAAATTTTGTGACTGTAGGTGATCCAACAATAACTGATAATAGAAATCCTAATTTCTTAAATACAAATTATTATGATAGATTTAGCCAAAAAGCTAATTGAGTTGACCCTAAATCATTAGATGGTAGACGGAGAAAATGAAAATTAATTTATCATAAACAACAACCATCTAGTTTTAGAGAAAACAGATATTTAGGTGGTTTCTATTTTTCTGAAGATATGATTTTAGCAGATAATTCAGTTGTTAAATTTTCATTTTATCCAGCTGATATTAATCAAATTGATTATGCAAATGTTTCAACTAGAGAAATTCCAGTTTCATGAAGTCAGTTACCAACCAATAAAAACAATTACACTTTTATTAACCCTCTTTATTCTCAAAATCCTTACTTTGAAGATAAATGACAAAATATTGTTAACTGAGTAAACCCTCAAAATACAAGCACCACTGGTGCAGCTGGTTATAACAATAATAGTGAAATTAGATTAAGAGGATTATGAACCAATTCTGCTTATCCTTGAACTGCAGAAGAATTAGCAGTTGCCGAAAGAAATGGTTTGACCCGTGACAATCGTTCTGTAATAGCTAATAGATTAATCAACGATCCAGTTACTGCCCTTGGAAGGGGAAATCCAGGTTTTTACCACAAATCTACTAAAAAAATTAATAACTTTGATAATGGAAATGTTGCAGCCAGATTAAAACAAGATGGTTTATACGATGAAGAATTATTAAATAATGAAGGTGCTGGTTTTTGAGATTTATTAAATAAAAATGCTGGATATATGTTTACTTTCTTCATTGATGCGCCAAATGCTAGAAATAGAGGATGATCAAATAACGTTGTAGTTGTTGAATTCGAAACTGTTGATAATCCAAACTTTCAATGAAATGGAAAAAATTCGGTTCCAACCTTTTTAGGTGGAGCCTATACTCTTTTTGATGTTGGATTTAACTCTGGATTTGAAGGTGAATCTGGATTTATCATAAGAAGTGAAAGGGCTAAATCATCTCAATACAAATTTAGAATTAAAGAAAGAGTTGAATCTTCTGATGCTAACTTCTATTTACCTAAATCATTTAAAAGAAGAGAAGACAATGAAATTGATAATAAATTGTATGAAGTAGGTGTTTATTACACTAATCAAAGTGGTACAGAAATTAAATTATTTGACTTAGATAGAAATCAGTACAATAAAATAAACAATGCAAGAGAATACTACAGTGAATACAATTTAAATTTAGCTCTTGAAGATATCAATCCAAGTTCATTAAAAATTAAAGCAACAATTAAAGATCCTAATTTTAGAAATCAATGACAAATTGCAGAGGCTCCACTTTCTTCTACAAATAAGGATTCACAAGGTTTCTATGTTTTTAATGATTTAGTATATAAACCACTTGTTACTGATAGATTAAAAATTGAGCAAATGTTACAAACAGAATTTCCTAATTTATCAGGATGAGTTAGTGACTTGGTTCAAAAATTTATTAGTAATGAATTTAAATCAAGAGGAGAAAATAGTAACGAAAGTGATGTTTGATTTAATGATCATAATACCCCAGGTGCTAGAAAATATGTGGACATTTTCATGAATTACTTAAGAACAATGATTCCTATGATTCAATTCGCTTCAGAAGTTGATCAAACTTATTATTCTGATACTAATAAAGCATTATCTAACGATGAAAACAAATTAATTTCTCAATTAAATTTTGCTTATTCTTCAACTCAAAATTTAAAAGATATGGTAGTTGAAATTCATAATTATTTATCTACTGGAAAAAATGCTTTAAAAAATGATCAACCTCTACCACAAGGGCAAAAAAGCGTTACTGAATGAGGTCATAAATTAAATAGTATTTTGGGTGACGAACGTCAAAGGGGTGTCAATCATCAAAAATATGATCAAGAAGTAGCTAAATTAGATGGATATAAAGTTGTTGATAATACAGTAAGTGGAAATATTTACAAAATTGCTACTAGTGAATTTCAAACAAATTATTCAGAGTTGTATGATTCTTTAAGTACAAATGAAAAAGACAATCTTTACAAATTATTTAAAGATAAAGCAATTGAAATAATTAATAATCAATTTAAATTAACTGCAACTAATGGTGGTATTGATAACTTAATTGAAACAGATTCAACTGCAAACTTAACTAAATTAAGAGAATTTCAAGCAACAGTAGCAGATGCGATTCAAAAACGTAAATATTTAAATGATTATGTAACTTGAATTCAAGATAATTTAAAAACAGATGATGGTGAATGAAAAGAAACTGTTTCAAAAAACGCCTTATCAACTCGTCAAGGTGAAGAGGGACAAGAAGAATACAATAAATTTATTGATGCATTTGATAATGCTGAATATCAACAAATTTTCTTAAATGATCCAAGCAAAGAATTTTTATCAAACTATGATAAATTTAATAATTTCAAAACTAAATTAGAAAATGCATTAACTACCTTAACTGAAACTTCACAAGCTTTAGATGGTAACAAAAATCAAGCTAAAAAAGCAGTTGACTCATTTGTTTTTGTTGAAAGCAATGAAACAGAAAGACAAGGATTTGATACTTTTGTAAATGAATTGCCAAGTAACTATCAAGTTAATAACGGTACTATAACAGATACAAATTGAACTTCTAATAATGAAAAATTAGCTAATAAAATTAATACTATTTTTGCTAAAGCTAAAAGTAATTTAACTGATAAATTAAATGAATTAACAAATTTAAAAGACGAAGAAAGAAATAAATATATTCAATTGGTTAATGATGCTCAACTTAACCCAATTAGTGAAGAATTTAGTCAGTTTGGTAGTGATGCTAATTTAAAACCAATTTATGATAAAGCTGTTTTAAATAATCACATTAATTCGTTAACTAATTTAACTGACAAGCAAAAAAAAGCTTTAATTAATCAAATAAATATTACTGATAATAATGATAGTAATTATGTAAGTCCGGAAAATTATGAAACCTTTAAAACTAATGCAACTAATTTAGATACTCAAATGAAAGCATTAAAAGATTATTATGATGGATTGTCTAATTCACTTAAACCAAATGAAAATGGCGAAATTACTGATGAACTTTATGTTTATGAAAGAACTAAAAGTGAAAAAGACGATTACAAAAACTTTATTGAGCAAACCAAAACAGTAATTGATGATTCTGCTGCTACTCCAATTACTAATAGTAAAGAAATTGAAACTTTATTAAGTGATCTTGAAAAAGCTAAATCTAAATTAGATGGTTCTAGTTCATATTTACCAAGACAAAATGAATTAAAACACATGACAGTTGAATTAAAACAACAATTGTTAAAAGAAATTGATAAAACAATTACTAATGATAGTGATAAAGAAGATCAATTTAAGAAAGTTCAAGCCTTAGATCAATACATTGGTTTGGAATTAAATAAAATTGAGGAATGACAAACTAATTATGTTGTTGATACTAATGCTGGTTATAAAAATGCTATTGAGTCACTCAAAACTACTGCTGATAATTTAACTAATAAGTTAATTACCGGGTTTAATTTAAATTTAGAAGATAATAATGAAAATAAAAATAAATTTAATCAAGTAGAACAAACAGATCCAAACAATTACAGCGGACTTTATACTAAAGCTTTAGCTAACTTTAAAGCTTTAAAAGATGAATTAAGCAAGCTTAAATCTAAACTTGATGAAAGTGCTCGTTTATATAACTTAACTATTAATCATACTAATAATAAACCAGAATTATTCGCTACTAATGTGGCTAAAAATTATACTAATGACAAAACTCCTTTTACTGTTGCAATTAATAGTAATGATCCACAAGCAACTATTGAAAATATTCAAGTAATTGCTGCTAATGATGTTGAAGGTAAACTTGAAATTACTTATGAAATAGTTTCAACTAAAACTAATTTAACCGATGTTAAAACTAAAGTGCAAACTTACATTTTTAAAGCAGATACTAAAGATAATTATCAAACTGAAAAACGAAGATTAAATACTATTGCTAATAGCATTAATCAAGGTCAAAGTAAAATTAATCTTAATTTTACAACTTCAAATGAATTAGCCGATTCAACAACTGCTAAAAATAAAGCAAATTATTCATATTCAAATGCAACAAATGACAAATTAACTTTTGATATCACAAACATTAATCCCGAAGCTGATTTTGGTAGAAGCACTTTAAACTTCACTTTAACTTCAACTAAAGCTAAAGAAGAGTTATTCTGAAGAAATGATAACAATTTAGCAGATATTACTTATACTGCTCCAAAATCTGATGCTAATAGTGTAATAATTACTGGATTTAAAAATGGTGAAAAAACTAGATTAGATGGCTTAAGTGCTTATTCAATTGATAGAAATGATAAATCTAAAATTTTAGCTTCTGAAGTTGATTTAAATGATTTAAATAGTGATAAATGAACTTGAAGTCCTGAAAGAGATGGTCAATATACCTTTGTTGACAAAAGGGTTGTTGCTTATAACGATATTACTGGAGAAATTAAATTAGGTTTTAAATTACAATCAGCTAAAGAAAATCTTCAAACTATTAAATCAGAAGAAAAATTTGTAACTATTTCTGGTTTTAAAACTGAATTAGACAGAATTAATGAATTAGTTACAAATACTTCTCCTACTTCTGTAATTAGTCAAAAATCAGGAACAACAAACAAAAAACCTTCTGCTTTAACATCAGCTGATTTTGTTACTAATAATCCAAATCCTCTTGCTAATTCAAATGTTGAAATTGATTCTAATTTAACATTAGTTCCAAACGATGATTCAGGAGAAATTAAGGTAGCTTATACATTAACTTCAACAAGAAATGACTTAGTTTCAGATAATTGAGAACCTGCTGTTACTAATTCAGATCCTATTCAATCTAAACAATCTAAGACTTCAACATTTACAGGTTATTTAACTAATCGTCTTGAAGAAATTAATCGTTTAAATGGATTAGAAGTTTCATATCAAAATAAAAATAAACAACTGATGCCTTCTGAAATTTCTGCTACTAATATTAATAGTGCTTTAGCTGTGATTTTACCTGAAAACAGTGAAGCTGAAGTAGTTGGTTTAACTGTTACTAATAAAGATGATCGAAATGGAAATGTAACTATTTCATATAAATTAAGATCAACTAAAGCAAATTTAACTAACGCAGAAACTGCAGTTAAAACTTATACTTTTAAATCAGCAACTAATGATAAATATAAAACTGAGCAAGAAAGAATTGATGCTCTTAGTTACCAACCTACTTTAAGTGAAAATGCTAAATTAAATAAAACTGCTTCTGAAATAAAACCAAGCGATATCATTTTTGCTACAAGTCAAACAGATTAA